From the Terriglobia bacterium genome, one window contains:
- a CDS encoding ACT domain-containing protein — MRLAVIQGEFGAARLDANEATPAWATQGLISSVTRTDEELSVVCDAGAIPPGVKAERGWRCLRVMGRLEFSLTGILASIVGPLAAAKVSIFAISTYDTDYVLVPGEAMGRAIESLRAAGHEVLGA, encoded by the coding sequence ATGCGACTGGCAGTAATCCAAGGTGAATTCGGCGCTGCCCGCCTCGACGCCAACGAGGCCACGCCGGCTTGGGCAACACAGGGCCTCATCTCCTCGGTCACTCGTACGGACGAAGAGCTCTCCGTGGTTTGCGACGCCGGGGCGATTCCCCCGGGTGTGAAAGCCGAGCGAGGCTGGAGGTGTCTTCGGGTCATGGGGCGCCTCGAATTCTCGCTAACGGGAATCCTCGCCTCCATCGTTGGGCCCTTGGCGGCCGCCAAGGTGAGCATCTTTGCTATTTCCACGTACGACACCGACTACGTCCTCGTCCCGGGCGAGGCCATGGGCCGAGCGATCGAGTCTCTTCGCGCAGCAGGTCATGAGGTGTTGGGGGCGTGA
- a CDS encoding winged helix-turn-helix domain-containing protein: protein MYEFGRFHFDPADHLLLSGATPISLTPKAFDILVVLVQNGNRLTTKEELMSKVWPDSFVEEANLTINISALRKVLGETPDGQHYIETVPKKGYRFVVPITEVRDKSLQIPRPPVALRSDIAAPPIAAQSENLPPSNRTPSGRIDREGFWSRSSVLTLALVLVVLFGLSYMIYRGRSTRLQPAAHPRSLAVLPFQNLRESPDDDFLGFSLANAVITKLDYVSELAVRPSYAVQKYNSQTIDIPKVAADLNVDTLLTGTFLREGDALRITSQLIDVKTQNLIWKGTFDLKYEKLLSVQDSVAQQIIKGLELTLSPSEVERLKPDPAVNPLAYEYYLRGIDLYSKNDFPVAINMLEKSAELSPDYALTWANLGRAYTANASFQFGGGEQYRKAQAAFEHALSLQPDLIDARIYMANMFTDTGRVEKSVPLLREALRTNPNHAEIHWELGYAYRFAGMLQQSVSESERARQLDPGVKLNSSTLNSYLYLGQYDKFLGSLPATDDSALIVFYRGFGEYYKKNFAQAAKDFDHTFELDRSLLHAQIGKAISFGIHHQDSEAAEMLRSVESKINERRVGDPEAIYKVAQAYAMLGDKPSALRVLKQSIENGFFPYPYFAADPLLDPLRNENEFSELMSVARRRHDAFKATFF from the coding sequence TTGTACGAATTTGGCCGATTCCACTTTGACCCCGCCGACCACTTGCTTTTGAGTGGCGCCACCCCGATTTCACTCACCCCCAAGGCGTTCGACATCCTTGTTGTGCTCGTTCAGAACGGGAACCGGCTCACAACTAAAGAAGAGTTGATGAGCAAAGTCTGGCCGGACAGCTTTGTGGAGGAAGCCAACCTGACCATAAATATCTCAGCCCTGCGCAAGGTCCTGGGGGAGACACCCGACGGCCAGCACTACATCGAGACGGTGCCTAAGAAGGGCTACCGTTTTGTTGTCCCCATTACCGAAGTGCGAGACAAGAGTTTACAAATTCCAAGGCCGCCGGTGGCCTTGAGAAGCGACATTGCTGCCCCGCCCATTGCAGCGCAAAGCGAAAATCTTCCTCCTAGCAATCGAACACCTTCGGGAAGGATCGACAGAGAAGGGTTTTGGTCTCGTTCGAGTGTGTTGACTCTCGCCTTGGTTCTCGTCGTCCTTTTTGGATTGAGTTACATGATCTATCGCGGCCGATCCACCCGATTGCAGCCCGCGGCACATCCGCGAAGCCTGGCGGTCCTTCCTTTTCAGAACCTGCGGGAGAGTCCCGATGATGATTTTCTCGGATTCTCACTTGCCAACGCGGTCATCACCAAGCTCGACTATGTCAGTGAACTTGCCGTCCGGCCTTCCTACGCCGTCCAGAAATACAATTCGCAAACCATCGATATTCCCAAAGTCGCCGCGGACCTCAACGTCGATACACTTCTCACCGGTACCTTCCTCCGCGAAGGCGACGCCCTGAGAATCACCAGCCAGCTCATCGATGTCAAAACGCAAAACCTTATATGGAAGGGCACGTTCGATCTGAAATACGAAAAACTTCTGAGCGTTCAGGACAGCGTCGCGCAGCAGATCATTAAGGGATTGGAGTTGACCCTCTCGCCGTCGGAAGTGGAACGACTGAAGCCCGATCCGGCCGTCAACCCTCTTGCTTACGAATATTACCTGCGCGGGATTGACCTCTATTCGAAGAATGATTTTCCCGTGGCGATCAATATGTTGGAGAAGTCGGCGGAACTCTCTCCGGACTACGCACTGACCTGGGCCAACCTGGGCAGGGCCTACACGGCGAACGCCTCGTTTCAATTTGGCGGGGGAGAGCAATACCGCAAGGCCCAGGCCGCATTCGAACATGCCCTCTCGCTCCAACCGGATTTGATCGACGCCCGTATCTACATGGCCAACATGTTTACGGACACGGGCAGAGTGGAAAAGTCCGTGCCGTTGCTGCGGGAAGCCCTCCGAACAAATCCCAATCACGCGGAAATTCATTGGGAATTGGGCTATGCCTACCGCTTCGCGGGCATGCTGCAACAATCCGTTTCGGAATCCGAACGGGCGCGGCAACTCGACCCGGGCGTAAAGCTCAATAGCTCGACGCTGAACAGCTATCTCTACCTTGGACAATACGACAAGTTCCTCGGGAGTCTCCCGGCAACCGATGATTCCGCCCTGATCGTTTTCTATCGCGGGTTCGGCGAGTACTACAAGAAGAACTTCGCCCAGGCCGCGAAAGACTTTGATCACACCTTTGAGCTGGACCGTTCTCTCCTGCACGCCCAAATTGGAAAGGCGATCAGCTTCGGAATTCACCACCAGGACTCGGAGGCCGCGGAAATGCTGCGTTCCGTGGAAAGTAAAATCAATGAACGCCGCGTGGGGGATCCCGAAGCGATCTACAAGGTAGCGCAAGCCTACGCGATGCTGGGCGACAAACCGTCGGCCCTGCGCGTCTTGAAGCAGAGCATCGAGAATGGATTCTTTCCTTACCCCTATTTTGCGGCGGATCCGCTTCTGGACCCCCTTCGCAACGAAAATGAATTTTCCGAGCTCATGAGTGTGGCGCGCCGACGCCACGACGCCTTCAAAGCGACATTCTTCTAA
- a CDS encoding GntR family transcriptional regulator, whose amino-acid sequence MTIDTSDPRPIYQQVADGIKELIACGKLAEGAPLPPVRQLAADLGINLNTIATAYRELQKDGLIVIKRGSGSVVASRTMTERSRKKLVRPLRTALTEMVLAGLPASKILKMAAQELRLVEKGSK is encoded by the coding sequence GTGACCATTGATACGAGCGATCCTCGCCCGATTTATCAGCAGGTAGCTGATGGAATCAAGGAACTGATCGCGTGTGGGAAACTGGCGGAAGGCGCGCCGTTGCCGCCCGTCCGGCAGCTGGCGGCAGACCTGGGGATCAACCTCAACACCATTGCCACCGCCTATCGCGAGTTGCAGAAGGACGGGTTAATCGTCATCAAGCGCGGGTCGGGTTCGGTGGTGGCCTCGCGCACCATGACGGAGCGCAGTCGGAAGAAACTCGTTCGCCCGTTGCGCACCGCGCTCACGGAAATGGTCCTGGCCGGCTTGCCGGCGAGCAAGATTCTGAAGATGGCGGCACAAGAGCTGCGCCTGGTGGAGAAAGGAAGCAAGTAG
- a CDS encoding TonB-dependent receptor → MDTSAQVSKVGATVEGTVRDSSGGAISNAKVALRNTETNQMRTVATDDRGAFHAGELPAGTYEVRIEYPAFAPYRLAGVGLPLGATVHLNIVLVLASASSEVTVNAQPSSIDPSQTSVVSSVDKERIEELPVRTRNYLDFVLLAPGVSGSPPASGASGGTPLAGSGFTFGGLRTRSNNVSIDGLDNNDEYTGSSRIELSPEIVQEFQVVNNGLSAESGGASGGSINVITRSGTNTIHGDAFIFAQDSALNARDPFETTPGRPAFRRYRTGFALGGPVVKNRTFYYAAIEQEHNRGQSSTDISPDLALAINALLATGAFSRLSTRPIATNFFPIARAETEAAGRLDHQLKENTSLMLRYAFTNNKESSDAFNTAGLVDASGRGSSFTSDQSLSGSLTSVYGSEAVGDLRFQVSTRRAALRTNDSLGPEIVIAGLGDFGRPYGGTSARHENHYQAGYTYARTCGKHLFKAGGTASRVDLDASVGDGFGGVYLFGDLSDFLNGQPDQFRQAFGSTNVNFPVATFGAFVQDHWSLTSQVTLDLGVRFDFEHLPSGFNQDTGNVSPRIGLAWSPSPKWVIRAGWGIFFDRYVLANLVRGVEKDGTHAFEQVADGPQAASLFAAAGGGPLLAPASGIAPSIFRPDPNLATPYSLQASAGAEYQLARHLTLRADYLMVRGVHLSRTRNINLLSPVALTPANAARLGILDPTPQQVGREVFGPGRVDPRFDGIYQIEDSASSTYQGVSFSFNRRMSDELEFSAAYTLSKTIDDASDFEEQPENPFNLRAERALSNLDQHQRFVFNALWDLPIGEDKEEGSMQGAHHDWASRIFSHIEVAAIVTLGTGRPVDPLTGLDSNRSHAFPLSTRPLGQGRNSLRTPGLATTDFRVLKYFPFGKSARLDLVAEAFNLFNHPNVLKIDPVFGSNQAPLAGLGQPIEGAGARRVQFSLDFEF, encoded by the coding sequence ATGGATACAAGTGCTCAAGTGTCAAAAGTAGGGGCGACGGTTGAGGGTACCGTCCGCGACAGTAGCGGAGGCGCGATATCCAATGCCAAGGTGGCGCTGCGAAACACGGAAACAAATCAGATGCGCACGGTTGCGACCGATGATCGGGGGGCCTTCCATGCGGGAGAACTCCCCGCGGGGACTTATGAAGTGCGCATCGAGTATCCGGCCTTTGCACCTTATCGGCTGGCGGGCGTGGGATTGCCTCTCGGCGCGACCGTTCACCTGAATATTGTCCTAGTTCTCGCGTCCGCGTCTTCCGAGGTCACAGTAAACGCGCAACCGTCCTCCATTGATCCTTCCCAGACCTCGGTTGTTTCGTCGGTGGACAAAGAAAGAATCGAAGAGTTGCCGGTGCGAACTCGCAACTACCTGGATTTCGTCTTGCTGGCGCCCGGTGTCTCGGGCTCGCCTCCGGCATCGGGCGCCAGTGGAGGCACACCCCTCGCGGGGAGCGGCTTCACGTTTGGCGGCCTGCGGACCCGGAGCAACAATGTCTCGATCGATGGCCTGGACAACAACGATGAGTACACGGGTTCGAGCCGCATTGAGCTTTCGCCGGAAATCGTGCAGGAGTTTCAGGTCGTCAACAATGGTCTTTCCGCGGAATCGGGCGGAGCCTCGGGGGGTTCGATCAACGTGATCACGCGGTCCGGGACGAACACGATTCACGGGGACGCATTTATTTTTGCGCAGGATAGCGCGTTGAACGCACGGGATCCCTTCGAGACGACCCCGGGCAGGCCGGCGTTCCGACGTTACCGCACCGGGTTTGCACTCGGCGGACCGGTCGTCAAAAACCGCACCTTCTACTACGCCGCCATCGAGCAGGAACATAACCGCGGCCAAAGCAGCACGGACATCAGCCCGGACCTCGCGTTGGCAATCAACGCACTCCTTGCCACCGGGGCATTTTCCCGGCTCAGTACCCGGCCGATCGCGACAAACTTCTTTCCAATTGCCCGCGCCGAGACTGAAGCCGCCGGCAGACTCGATCACCAGCTCAAGGAAAACACATCGCTCATGCTGCGTTATGCCTTCACGAATAATAAAGAGTCAAGCGATGCATTCAACACCGCGGGCCTTGTGGATGCGAGCGGGCGTGGCAGCAGCTTTACCAGCGATCAGTCGCTTTCCGGCTCGCTTACCTCGGTGTACGGTTCGGAAGCGGTGGGTGACCTGCGGTTCCAGGTTTCAACACGGCGTGCCGCGCTGCGTACGAATGATTCCTTAGGCCCGGAGATTGTCATCGCTGGGCTGGGCGACTTTGGCCGTCCGTATGGCGGCACAAGCGCGCGCCACGAAAATCACTACCAGGCGGGATACACCTATGCGCGCACCTGCGGTAAGCACCTCTTCAAAGCAGGCGGGACGGCGAGTCGGGTCGACCTGGATGCGTCGGTAGGAGACGGCTTTGGGGGCGTTTATCTTTTTGGGGATCTCAGCGATTTTCTGAACGGCCAACCGGACCAGTTTCGTCAGGCTTTTGGAAGTACCAATGTTAATTTCCCGGTGGCGACCTTCGGCGCCTTCGTGCAGGATCACTGGTCGCTGACATCACAGGTCACGCTGGATCTGGGCGTGCGCTTTGATTTCGAGCATCTCCCCTCGGGGTTCAATCAGGACACAGGTAACGTGAGTCCTCGGATTGGCCTGGCTTGGAGCCCTTCTCCGAAGTGGGTTATTCGGGCAGGGTGGGGGATCTTCTTCGATCGGTACGTTCTGGCGAATCTGGTTCGGGGTGTTGAAAAGGACGGCACGCACGCGTTTGAGCAGGTTGCCGATGGTCCCCAGGCAGCAAGTCTGTTCGCGGCGGCAGGGGGAGGGCCGCTCTTGGCTCCTGCATCGGGTATTGCACCTTCAATCTTCCGCCCCGATCCGAATCTCGCCACTCCCTACAGCCTACAAGCCAGTGCCGGAGCGGAGTATCAATTGGCCCGCCACCTAACACTCCGCGCCGACTACCTTATGGTGCGCGGGGTCCATCTGTCTCGCACACGAAACATCAATCTTCTGTCACCAGTCGCCCTGACGCCTGCCAACGCCGCCCGCCTCGGTATCCTTGATCCTACGCCACAACAGGTGGGGAGGGAAGTTTTCGGTCCGGGCCGCGTCGACCCGCGTTTTGACGGGATCTACCAGATCGAAGATTCGGCCAGTTCGACCTACCAGGGCGTCTCGTTTTCGTTCAATCGGAGAATGTCTGACGAGTTGGAGTTCTCAGCGGCGTACACGTTGTCGAAGACGATTGACGATGCGTCAGATTTCGAAGAGCAACCTGAAAATCCTTTCAATCTCCGGGCGGAACGGGCGCTTTCTAATCTGGACCAGCACCAGCGCTTTGTCTTCAACGCCCTCTGGGACCTGCCTATCGGCGAGGACAAGGAAGAGGGGAGCATGCAGGGGGCCCATCACGACTGGGCCTCACGAATTTTCAGTCACATTGAAGTGGCCGCGATTGTCACTTTAGGGACCGGCCGGCCGGTCGACCCGCTCACCGGGCTCGACTCCAATCGCAGTCACGCATTCCCGCTCTCCACGAGACCGCTCGGGCAGGGAAGAAACTCGCTCCGGACACCGGGACTCGCCACGACGGATTTTCGTGTGCTGAAGTACTTTCCATTTGGCAAGTCCGCCCGCCTCGATCTGGTTGCGGAGGCGTTCAATCTGTTCAATCACCCCAATGTTTTGAAGATCGACCCGGTCTTCGGATCGAACCAGGCTCCTCTGGCAGGCTTGGGCCAGCCGATTGAAGGTGCCGGCGCCCGGCGGGTCCAGTTTTCCCTGGATTTTGAGTTTTGA
- a CDS encoding isoprenylcysteine carboxylmethyltransferase family protein, protein MTKSTKGLVRMVAVGIAAALLVRRFPATFRLPLEFSVGMRLSLALWLLFTIYWSIAARDSAPAKTSESVWSRRLHLIVVNGAVLLLVLPVPGLTRRILPASHFLVAAGLLIQIAFLLLIVWARRHLGSNWSGEVRIATGHQLVRSGPYRILRHPIYTAVLGMYCGTALVSAQIHAPLALVLVTLAYWRKIRLEEQALGEAFGADYDAYRRDTWALVPLLF, encoded by the coding sequence ATGACAAAATCGACGAAGGGGCTGGTGAGGATGGTAGCGGTTGGAATTGCCGCGGCGCTCCTTGTTCGGCGCTTCCCGGCGACGTTTCGCCTCCCTCTGGAATTTTCAGTGGGGATGCGTCTCTCCTTGGCCCTTTGGCTTCTCTTCACGATCTACTGGAGCATTGCCGCCAGGGACAGCGCGCCCGCAAAGACGTCGGAATCGGTGTGGTCGCGCCGGCTTCATCTGATTGTGGTCAACGGAGCGGTGTTGTTGCTCGTGCTCCCTGTTCCGGGACTGACGCGGCGCATTCTGCCTGCCAGTCACTTCCTGGTCGCCGCCGGCCTGCTCATCCAAATCGCTTTCTTGCTCCTTATTGTCTGGGCGCGCCGGCACCTGGGGAGCAACTGGAGCGGTGAGGTCAGGATCGCGACAGGGCACCAGTTGGTGCGGTCGGGTCCCTACCGAATCCTCCGTCATCCTATTTACACGGCGGTGCTTGGCATGTATTGCGGAACCGCGCTCGTCTCCGCGCAGATTCACGCCCCATTGGCGCTGGTGTTGGTAACGTTGGCGTACTGGCGCAAAATCCGCCTTGAGGAGCAGGCCTTGGGCGAAGCATTTGGGGCTGATTATGATGCTTACCGGCGGGACACCTGGGCGCTGGTGCCCTTGCTGTTTTAG
- a CDS encoding alpha/beta hydrolase: protein MKTRRGKCAYILQSLLTAAWLSIAAAQPAHTSPLGPSPSNAGSWAQSQAAPAPAGRLQTANGHNISGEWQGVVAGLHLIVKIEQAADGTFTGKLTSLDQGNVTLPIDAVSFSPSSGLRLDLKSIGAVFEGKLNDDGSEFAGTWEQGGNSIALSLHRAGAGAPKPTLQPRTVGSIPLEPCRTKDGNTEGLCGKYEVYENRTSANGRKIALNIMVLPALSGKPAADPWFGLAGGPGQSAVEAFPQAGFTVKVRQQRDVVLVDQRGTGASNPLPCEVRDPNNAQELIGEALSVEKVRACRAALEKKADLTQYTTSIAADDLDDVRQAMGYDKINLFGGSYGTRAALVYLRRHGEHVRTLTLEAVAPPQYRIPLAFSRTTQDSVDHLIARCGADEGCHKAFPDLKKEFQTLVDQLEKSPAHFKVNNPGGGTQPVTLSRGMFVASLRPLLYIPGLISQFPNLIHRASQGDWSIYAAGTMAVRNAIDKQVDRGMSLSVICAEDIPGLTEATIRRETAGTYLGDFQVRLYQKACGEWVRGGIPRDFYAPIRSAVPAILISGALDPATPPEASAQAAHDLSHSRVIVVKDGTHGTGSLCIDGLISEFVAQGSAAGLDASCADQIHLPPFFTQAQASQSQQKAKQSRGGEVR, encoded by the coding sequence ATGAAAACAAGACGGGGGAAGTGTGCCTATATTCTGCAATCACTGCTGACCGCAGCTTGGCTCTCGATCGCCGCAGCGCAGCCGGCACACACAAGTCCGCTTGGCCCGTCGCCCTCCAATGCCGGTTCCTGGGCGCAATCTCAGGCAGCCCCCGCGCCGGCGGGGCGGCTGCAGACCGCCAATGGGCACAACATTTCAGGTGAGTGGCAGGGAGTGGTGGCTGGCCTGCACTTGATTGTGAAGATTGAGCAGGCCGCCGACGGCACTTTCACGGGAAAACTTACCAGTTTGGATCAGGGGAATGTCACTCTCCCGATTGACGCCGTATCTTTTTCGCCAAGCAGCGGCTTGCGACTGGACCTGAAGAGCATTGGCGCGGTTTTCGAAGGAAAGCTGAACGACGACGGAAGCGAGTTCGCGGGAACGTGGGAGCAGGGTGGCAATTCCATCGCTCTCTCGCTGCACCGTGCCGGTGCGGGCGCACCCAAGCCTACGCTCCAACCGAGGACGGTGGGAAGTATCCCGCTCGAGCCGTGCCGTACAAAAGACGGCAACACGGAGGGGCTGTGCGGAAAGTACGAGGTGTATGAGAACCGGACGTCGGCAAACGGTCGCAAGATCGCACTGAACATCATGGTCTTGCCGGCGCTCTCCGGCAAACCGGCGGCCGACCCCTGGTTCGGTCTGGCCGGAGGTCCGGGACAGAGTGCCGTAGAAGCCTTTCCGCAGGCAGGCTTCACGGTGAAAGTGCGGCAACAACGGGACGTGGTGCTGGTGGACCAGAGAGGGACGGGCGCATCCAATCCATTGCCGTGCGAGGTACGCGATCCCAACAACGCGCAGGAATTGATCGGCGAAGCCCTCTCTGTTGAGAAGGTGCGCGCCTGCCGCGCGGCGCTTGAAAAAAAGGCAGACCTCACACAGTACACCACCTCCATTGCCGCCGATGATCTCGATGACGTGCGGCAAGCCATGGGTTACGACAAGATTAATCTGTTCGGCGGCTCGTACGGCACGCGGGCCGCTCTGGTGTACCTGCGGCGGCACGGAGAGCATGTTCGCACCCTGACGCTGGAGGCAGTCGCCCCCCCGCAGTATCGGATTCCTTTGGCCTTCTCGCGGACCACCCAAGACTCGGTGGATCATTTGATCGCCCGTTGTGGGGCAGACGAGGGCTGCCACAAGGCCTTTCCCGATTTGAAGAAAGAGTTTCAGACCCTGGTGGACCAACTGGAGAAATCGCCGGCGCACTTTAAGGTGAACAACCCGGGCGGAGGAACGCAGCCGGTCACGCTTTCCCGCGGCATGTTTGTCGCCTCCCTGCGGCCCCTGCTCTATATACCGGGGCTGATCAGCCAGTTTCCCAACCTCATCCACCGTGCCTCCCAGGGCGATTGGAGTATTTATGCGGCGGGCACGATGGCAGTGAGAAACGCCATTGACAAGCAGGTCGATCGGGGCATGAGTCTTTCCGTGATCTGCGCGGAAGATATCCCCGGGCTGACGGAGGCGACGATTCGGCGGGAAACGGCCGGCACCTACCTGGGCGACTTCCAGGTGCGTTTGTATCAGAAAGCCTGCGGCGAATGGGTTCGAGGCGGCATCCCCCGGGACTTCTACGCGCCCATCCGTTCCGCCGTGCCCGCGATTCTGATCTCCGGGGCGCTCGATCCGGCCACGCCCCCTGAAGCCTCGGCGCAGGCAGCGCATGATCTGAGCCACAGCCGCGTGATTGTTGTGAAAGACGGGACCCATGGAACCGGTTCCTTGTGCATCGACGGACTCATTTCGGAATTTGTGGCGCAAGGCTCGGCCGCAGGCCTCGACGCCTCGTGTGCTGACCAGATCCATCTGCCGCCGTTCTTCACGCAGGCGCAAGCCAGCCAGTCTCAGCAGAAGGCGAAGCAGTCGAGAGGAGGAGAGGTGAGATAA